Genomic window (Candidatus Vicinibacter proximus):
TATTTTCTTACGGCTCGTAGTGTAGGATAAAATCCGGGAAACTGATAGAGATTTTCCTGAAATGTGAGGAGGGTTCTTGAATCCAAATTTTTTAAAAAAACAAAAGGTACGGATTTTGAATATTTATTAGAAGACCAGTCTTTTTCAAGATTGATTTTAAACGTTTCCTCATCGATATTAAGCAGTCTGCATAGTTTTTGAGTATCCATGCCAGGCTTAATTTCTTTATACGTAGCGTAAAGATCATAAGCAGGATAATTGATGACCAACAATTTTCCATTACGGTCATAAAATAATCCTCTGGCCGGGAAAATGGTTTTTTGGTTTAGTGTAGTTGCGCTGGCCTTGTTAATGTAGTATGGATCGAACAACTGAAGTTTAGCCAGATTAAAAATAAAAACCAAAGCCAATATTACCAGAAAGGCCCGGAGGAGAATAAATCTAAACTTCCTGCTGTCCTGAGACACCGTTTAATTTTTAGGGTTTAGTAAAATCTGAAGGATAGAAATTACGAACATGGAAACTACAAAGCTCAGTATAGTTTTTATGAGTATTTCTCCCAGATAAACAAAGGTAAAAATTTCCAGACTGAAATAAAAGAAAAAATAAATAAGCATTAAAGCAGATACATACTGAAAAAACCAGAATATACCAAGGGAGTAACCATTGGGTTTCTGGTCAATGGAATATCCTGATTTTGGTTCAAGGAATTTGAGGACAAATGTTCTGCAAGCTGCCATCCAGAGACAAGCGGCTGCGTGTACGCCTATACTGTTATAAAAAAGATCTACTGTTAATCCGGCAATAAAAGCAATGAGCAATACAAAGAATTGGGGGATAGCCATCGGAAGCAATAGAATCGCAACCGGATAAATAATAATGTTTACATACTGATTTGGGGCATCAGAAAGTCGAATGCCTTTCAAAATAAAAACTTGAAAAAGTATAAGGATGATTATCCTAAGCCCGTTGATTCTCCATTCTTTATTCATATTCCCGGGTTAATGATTCAAGGTGTTCTTTTTCTTCTTTAAGATTGTTGTTAATCACATACACCCTATCCACAGTTGTTAAATCTTGACTTGGACTAACGATAATGGTATAGGTGAACGCACCGGGTTCCGCATAAAAACTTTTTACATAGCCTATGGTTAATCCCTTTGGAAAAACAATGGAATATCCGCTTGTCACCAGTGTATCTCCTATGCGAACATCTGCATATTTTTGAATATCCTCCAATTGTAAAATACTCGGATCCCTGTCTTTCCAAATTAATGAACCAAAGAACCCGCTCCGTTTTAAACTGCAACTTATTCTGGAGTTGGAATGAAGAAGCGACATAACTGTTGCAAAATGCCTGGTTGTATCAGTTACTATACCTACCAATCCGCTCAGGGTTATCACTGCCATGCCTGGACTTAAACCATCGAGACCACCCTTGTTTAAAGTGAGATAATTGTTTTTTCTGGAAAGTGAATTATTTATTACACGTGCAGATAGAACGGTATAAGGTTGGACCATAGTTTTAGATAACGTAGAATCCAGAATTGTACTGTCGGATTTTTGAGTCGCCTCCAAATTCAACAATCGCGAAAGTAGTTTTGCATTGTCATCTGCAATTTGATCCGCTTTATCCTTTAGTGAGAAATAGGAAGTGAGGTTTTGGTATTTATTTTTTAATACCGTTGCATAAAGCTGGGCTGTATACAAATAAATTTTATTCTGTTTTTGATTGTAACTTATGATCCAATAGAAACAAATTATCTGAAGTACGAGAAAAAGAATAAACGACCCATTTCTTATGATGATGCGAAGTGCATTTAACATGGAATCAATTTATTATTCGGTAAGTCAGTTTTGTTTTATAAAATCTAAAGACTAGAGACTTTTACGGTCAATTAAAAATGAAAATCTGTCTGTGTTTTTCAATGCTATTCCTGTCCCTCGGACCACAGCCCTTAAAGGGTCGTTGGCCACAATTACGGGAAGATTAGTTTTGAGACTAAGTCTTTTATCC
Coding sequences:
- the mreC gene encoding rod shape-determining protein MreC encodes the protein MLNALRIIIRNGSFILFLVLQIICFYWIISYNQKQNKIYLYTAQLYATVLKNKYQNLTSYFSLKDKADQIADDNAKLLSRLLNLEATQKSDSTILDSTLSKTMVQPYTVLSARVINNSLSRKNNYLTLNKGGLDGLSPGMAVITLSGLVGIVTDTTRHFATVMSLLHSNSRISCSLKRSGFFGSLIWKDRDPSILQLEDIQKYADVRIGDTLVTSGYSIVFPKGLTIGYVKSFYAEPGAFTYTIIVSPSQDLTTVDRVYVINNNLKEEKEHLESLTREYE